A single Filimonas effusa DNA region contains:
- the rplU gene encoding 50S ribosomal protein L21 encodes MLAVVKIAGQQFKVQAGQSLYVPHLQGKTGDKVEFSEILFVDNDGKISAGADVKATVKAEIVNELVKGDTVIAFKMKRRKGFRKKHGHRTHYTQIKIESIA; translated from the coding sequence ATGTTAGCAGTTGTAAAAATAGCAGGTCAGCAGTTTAAGGTACAGGCAGGTCAAAGTCTGTATGTTCCTCACCTGCAAGGTAAGACAGGCGATAAAGTAGAATTCAGTGAAATTCTCTTTGTTGACAATGACGGTAAAATTTCTGCTGGTGCCGACGTTAAGGCAACTGTTAAAGCAGAGATCGTGAACGAGTTGGTTAAAGGTGATACCGTTATCGCTTTTAAAATGAAAAGAAGGAAAGGTTTCCGTAAGAAGCACGGTCACAGAACTCATTACACACAAATCAAGATTGAAAGCATCGCTTAG
- the rpmA gene encoding 50S ribosomal protein L27 encodes MAHKKGEGSVKNGRDSQSKRLGVKIYGGQPAIAGNIIVRQRGTTYHAGKNVGVGKDYTLFALADGIVEFKKGRKDNTTVSVSAAEVTA; translated from the coding sequence ATGGCTCACAAAAAAGGTGAAGGTAGCGTAAAGAACGGTCGTGATTCCCAAAGCAAGCGTCTGGGAGTAAAAATATATGGCGGTCAGCCAGCTATTGCAGGCAACATTATCGTTCGTCAGCGTGGCACTACTTATCATGCAGGTAAAAACGTAGGAGTAGGTAAAGACTACACGTTGTTTGCCTTAGCTGATGGTATCGTAGAATTCAAAAAAGGAAGGAAAGATAACACTACCGTTTCAGTTAGCGCTGCTGAAGTTACTGCCTAG
- a CDS encoding DNA polymerase/3'-5' exonuclease PolX: MLNAQIADNFSLLGKLMEIHGENSFKTKSYSTAAFTIEKLPVELSTLPEEKIFSIKGIGDAIGKKILVQLQTGQLPQLNEYLAQTPAGILEMMSIKGIGPKKIATIWKELEVETIGELLYACNENRLLLYKGFGAKTQQNIKDSIEFFLSNQGNYLYAQVASYAAQFTQELLQKFEGWLVQLTGDFRRQLEIINKLEWVTTIPAADLRVFLESNGLQWQTAADGYEEYRGQENIALQFYHTNAEAYYSTLFKTSSSAVFLDCFEQQYGSVPATAASEEAIFSASSLAYIPACLRETDQFLPRAAAQTLPVLIQPGDITGIIHSHSKWSDGANSIEEMAVAAKQQGLQFLVISDHSKSAFYANGLNEARIAAQHEEIDSLNSKLAPFHIFKSVESDILNDGNLDYGDDVLKSFDMVIASVHSNLKMNEEKAMARLLKAIENPYTTILGHMTGRLLLSRSGYPVDHKKIIDACAANNVIIELNAHPRRLDIDWRWIHYALEKDVLISINPDAHAVAGFHDIVYGVLAAQKAGVTKEQNFSSFSLEAVFERIKK, from the coding sequence ATGCTGAATGCTCAAATAGCTGATAACTTTTCCCTGTTGGGGAAGCTCATGGAAATTCATGGTGAGAATAGTTTCAAGACCAAGTCGTATAGTACTGCGGCCTTTACCATCGAGAAACTTCCTGTAGAACTGTCGACCCTTCCGGAGGAAAAGATCTTCAGCATTAAAGGCATTGGCGATGCCATAGGCAAGAAAATACTGGTTCAATTACAAACGGGCCAGCTGCCGCAGTTAAACGAATACCTGGCGCAGACCCCTGCCGGCATTCTTGAGATGATGAGCATTAAAGGGATTGGACCTAAAAAGATCGCTACTATCTGGAAAGAGCTTGAGGTGGAGACCATTGGCGAGCTGCTATATGCGTGTAATGAAAACCGGCTGCTGTTATATAAAGGTTTTGGCGCCAAGACCCAGCAGAACATCAAGGATTCCATAGAATTTTTCTTAAGTAACCAAGGCAATTATTTATATGCCCAGGTGGCCTCTTATGCCGCACAATTCACACAGGAGCTATTGCAAAAGTTTGAAGGATGGCTGGTGCAGCTTACCGGAGATTTCAGAAGGCAGCTGGAGATCATCAATAAACTGGAGTGGGTGACCACCATACCGGCGGCGGATCTACGCGTTTTTCTGGAATCGAATGGATTGCAATGGCAAACTGCAGCCGATGGCTACGAGGAGTACCGGGGCCAGGAAAATATTGCTTTACAGTTTTATCATACAAATGCGGAAGCATATTATAGTACTTTGTTCAAAACCAGCAGCAGTGCGGTTTTCCTGGATTGCTTCGAGCAGCAATACGGTTCTGTTCCTGCAACAGCGGCTTCGGAGGAAGCTATTTTCAGCGCTTCATCCCTGGCCTATATTCCGGCCTGTTTACGAGAAACAGACCAGTTTCTGCCACGTGCTGCTGCGCAAACCCTGCCTGTTTTAATACAACCCGGCGATATTACCGGCATTATACACTCGCACAGTAAGTGGAGTGATGGTGCCAACAGTATCGAGGAAATGGCGGTAGCTGCGAAGCAACAGGGGCTGCAATTCCTTGTTATCAGCGACCACTCCAAGTCGGCTTTTTATGCCAATGGATTAAACGAAGCGCGTATTGCGGCCCAGCATGAAGAAATAGACAGCCTGAACAGCAAGCTGGCTCCGTTTCATATATTTAAAAGCGTTGAATCGGATATTCTTAACGATGGCAATCTTGACTATGGCGATGATGTGCTGAAAAGTTTTGACATGGTGATTGCATCGGTACACTCGAACCTGAAGATGAATGAAGAGAAGGCTATGGCAAGGTTGCTGAAGGCCATTGAAAACCCATATACAACTATCCTTGGGCATATGACCGGCCGTTTATTGCTTAGCCGCAGCGGCTACCCGGTAGATCATAAAAAGATCATCGATGCGTGTGCCGCCAATAATGTTATCATAGAGCTTAATGCCCACCCGCGGCGCCTCGATATCGACTGGCGCTGGATACATTATGCGCTGGAGAAGGATGTGCTTATTTCCATTAACCCGGATGCGCATGCTGTTGCGGGTTTCCATGATATCGTTTATGGGGTACTGGCGGCACAGAAAGCCGGTGTCACCAAAGAGCAGAACTTCAGCAGTTTTTCATTGGAGGCGGTGTTTGAGAGAATAAAGAAATAA